Proteins from a genomic interval of Stenotrophomonas maltophilia R551-3:
- a CDS encoding TolC family protein, producing the protein MGQAPTPAALDADVLPGTPNRQWWKDFSDPNLDALVTLAMRGNHDLKSALAAVVEARALAGAARKDYLPSGALQVKAEAMQSAQIEADPYRQDLPRPPSQRLLSAGQMFSWELDLFGRIGTAAAMADRKADAAAADARSAAAVLQAEVAKNYFLLRMDQISLSSLDREVGLSEARVARVKARYAAGLVDRREALAVESEHAELVAQEAATVTRLQADRAALAVLAGRSPTARDDTWEALLAPTPLPAPPGLASLAQPTDLLARRPDVAKADARLRASLGNVVLAERAHLPRLTLNVFGGILAPFGSLGDSSAKRFSAGPELQWEWLSFGRKKAREEAARAGSDQNWHAFEQTVLTALKESEDSLHAWTSSQVRMQQAVNAEALSSRSSAYASSRVDAGIEPKDAGLQQQALHEKARRELAAAQAGLLMAHVQVQLALGAWQPEKGDPEIEIGRPNASRKSAESEASAAHH; encoded by the coding sequence TGGTGGAAGGACTTCTCCGACCCCAACCTGGATGCGCTGGTCACCCTGGCCATGCGCGGGAATCATGACCTGAAGTCTGCCCTTGCCGCCGTGGTGGAAGCGCGCGCACTGGCAGGCGCGGCGCGCAAGGACTATCTGCCGAGCGGTGCGCTGCAGGTCAAGGCCGAAGCCATGCAGTCCGCCCAGATCGAAGCGGATCCCTATCGCCAGGATCTTCCCCGGCCCCCTTCCCAGAGGCTGCTGTCCGCTGGACAGATGTTCTCCTGGGAACTGGACCTGTTTGGGCGCATAGGCACCGCCGCAGCCATGGCCGATCGCAAGGCCGATGCCGCGGCGGCTGACGCGAGGTCAGCGGCCGCAGTGCTCCAGGCCGAGGTTGCGAAGAACTACTTCCTGCTCAGGATGGACCAGATCAGCCTGTCCTCTCTTGATCGGGAGGTTGGCCTCAGCGAGGCCCGCGTTGCGCGAGTGAAGGCCCGGTATGCGGCCGGGCTGGTCGATCGCAGGGAGGCACTTGCGGTCGAATCCGAACATGCCGAGCTGGTAGCGCAGGAGGCGGCAACCGTTACCCGGCTGCAGGCGGACAGGGCCGCATTGGCGGTTCTTGCGGGCCGCTCGCCGACCGCGCGGGACGACACCTGGGAGGCGTTGCTGGCCCCGACTCCACTGCCGGCCCCGCCGGGTCTTGCATCGCTTGCGCAGCCGACCGACCTCCTGGCGCGGCGGCCTGACGTCGCCAAGGCCGATGCACGACTGCGGGCAAGCCTTGGCAACGTCGTACTCGCCGAGCGCGCGCACCTTCCGCGCCTCACACTGAATGTCTTCGGCGGCATCCTTGCACCGTTCGGTTCGCTGGGCGATTCCAGCGCAAAGCGCTTCTCGGCCGGCCCGGAGCTTCAGTGGGAGTGGCTGAGCTTTGGCCGGAAGAAGGCCAGGGAGGAAGCGGCGCGCGCCGGCAGCGATCAGAACTGGCATGCGTTCGAGCAGACCGTGCTGACTGCGCTGAAGGAGAGTGAGGACTCCCTGCATGCGTGGACGAGCTCCCAGGTCAGGATGCAGCAGGCGGTAAATGCCGAGGCACTCAGCAGCAGATCTTCGGCCTATGCCTCTTCCCGCGTGGACGCTGGAATCGAACCGAAGGATGCCGGCCTGCAGCAGCAGGCGCTGCACGAGAAGGCGCGCAGAGAGCTTGCGGCGGCACAGGCCGGGCTGCTGATGGCCCACGTGCAGGTGCAGCTGGCACTGGGGGCATGGCAGCCCGAGAAGGGGGACCCGGAGATTGAAATCGGCAGGCCCAACGCTTCCCGGAAGAGCGCCGAAAGCGAAGCATCCGCGGCGCATCACTGA
- a CDS encoding TetR/AcrR family transcriptional regulator, which produces MNATHSSSVRVPGILIRETAALIVRNGRSSVTVSEILECSGVSRGAMFHHFYCKQDLIDATFSCWLQNFNHDVERRMRANGLRPGAFTHAYVESVVEGCRRHDVAMLSALIIRLDLTQVSASQWIEWMKKKLATDLSEADDPALKSARLAADGLWLGSLSCPAPTNEPKIDIQAPQIPVQRCGHGPSHRFV; this is translated from the coding sequence TTGAACGCTACCCACAGTTCGTCCGTACGTGTGCCCGGCATACTCATCCGCGAAACGGCAGCGCTTATCGTCCGCAATGGTCGGTCGTCGGTGACCGTCAGTGAGATTCTTGAATGCTCGGGCGTCAGCCGTGGCGCGATGTTCCATCATTTCTACTGCAAGCAGGATCTCATCGACGCCACTTTCTCGTGCTGGCTGCAGAACTTCAATCATGACGTGGAACGGAGAATGCGTGCCAACGGGCTCCGCCCCGGCGCATTCACCCACGCCTACGTGGAATCGGTGGTCGAGGGCTGCAGGCGGCACGACGTTGCAATGCTCTCGGCCCTGATCATTCGCCTGGACCTGACCCAGGTATCCGCGTCGCAGTGGATCGAGTGGATGAAGAAGAAGCTCGCCACCGATCTGTCCGAGGCGGACGATCCCGCGCTGAAGTCTGCGCGTCTCGCCGCCGATGGTCTGTGGCTTGGCTCACTGTCCTGCCCTGCCCCCACCAATGAACCGAAGATCGACATTCAAGCGCCGCAAATCCCGGTGCAGCGCTGTGGCCATGGCCCGTCCCATCGCTTTGTCTAA
- a CDS encoding TetR family transcriptional regulator, with protein MARRTREDAHATRERILDAALVCLLRHGPAGATLELIATECGHSRGAIYWHFGSRQNLLGELSARGRPDAPEGLREAAIRQCNDPFKLLFADLVRVFDHTRRTPRVRRTVELLLRSGASRELGGLGDVLAACAMPEVRMLELIYQRAGALGQLREGVDTATAARSLHAIAVGVLLGSILEPGILDLEMGAARTVEDLLRLHMAVPFATAGTWFTPCAG; from the coding sequence ATGGCTAGAAGAACCAGGGAGGATGCACACGCCACGCGTGAGAGGATCCTCGATGCCGCACTGGTGTGCCTGCTGCGCCATGGGCCCGCGGGCGCCACGCTGGAGCTGATCGCCACCGAGTGCGGCCATTCGCGCGGCGCGATCTACTGGCACTTCGGGTCCCGTCAGAACCTGCTGGGTGAACTTTCCGCGCGAGGGCGGCCAGATGCACCCGAAGGACTGCGGGAGGCCGCCATCCGGCAGTGTAATGACCCGTTCAAGCTTCTGTTTGCGGACCTGGTCAGAGTCTTTGATCACACGCGTCGTACCCCACGCGTTCGCCGGACAGTTGAGCTTCTGCTGCGCTCTGGCGCATCACGTGAGCTCGGCGGCCTAGGCGACGTGCTTGCAGCGTGCGCGATGCCGGAGGTCCGCATGCTGGAGCTTATATACCAGCGTGCAGGAGCACTGGGCCAGCTCCGTGAGGGCGTTGATACAGCCACTGCGGCGCGCAGCCTTCATGCGATCGCGGTCGGTGTTCTGCTGGGATCAATCCTGGAGCCCGGCATCCTCGACCTGGAGATGGGCGCGGCACGCACCGTGGAAGACCTGCTCAGGCTGCACATGGCTGTTCCCTTCGCGACTGCCGGAACGTGGTTCACCCCATGTGCGGGCTGA
- a CDS encoding NADH-quinone oxidoreductase subunit D, whose translation MRDGRRDTEIRNYVMNLGPQHPAAHGVLRLVLEMDGETVVRADPHVGLLHRGTEKLAESKPFNQSIGYMDRLDYVSMMCNEHAYVRAIETLLGIEAPIRAQYIRTMFDEITRILNHLMNIGTGALDLGAMAVMLYAFREREELMDCYEAVSGARMHATYYRPGGVYRELPEQMPKYKESRWKTGKQLRRLNAAREGSLLDFIENFTREFPNRIDEYETLLTDNRIWKQRTVGIGVVSPQQAMEWGMTGVMLRGSGVAWDLRKKRPYAKYDAVDFDIPVGTAGDCYDRYLCRVAEMRQSNRIIRQCVDWLRANPGPVMLHNFKVAPPSRQEMKSDMEALIHHFKLFSEGYQVPAGETYAAVEAPKGEFGCYLISDGANKPFRVHLRAPGFAHLSSLDEIVRGHMLADVVAMIGTYDIVFGEVDR comes from the coding sequence ATGCGCGATGGTCGCCGGGATACCGAGATCCGGAACTACGTGATGAACCTCGGCCCCCAGCATCCCGCGGCCCACGGGGTCCTGCGCCTTGTGCTTGAGATGGATGGCGAGACAGTCGTGCGCGCGGATCCGCATGTGGGCCTGCTGCACCGGGGCACTGAGAAGCTGGCGGAGTCCAAGCCCTTCAACCAGTCCATCGGCTACATGGATCGGCTGGACTACGTATCCATGATGTGCAATGAACATGCCTACGTACGCGCGATCGAAACCCTTCTGGGAATCGAAGCGCCGATCCGGGCACAGTACATCCGCACGATGTTCGATGAGATCACCCGGATCCTCAATCACCTCATGAACATCGGAACAGGCGCGCTGGACCTGGGCGCCATGGCCGTGATGCTCTATGCGTTCCGGGAACGCGAAGAGCTGATGGACTGCTACGAGGCGGTATCCGGTGCTCGAATGCATGCCACCTACTATCGCCCAGGCGGCGTGTACCGTGAGCTGCCTGAGCAGATGCCGAAGTACAAGGAGTCGCGCTGGAAGACGGGGAAGCAGCTGCGGCGGTTGAATGCCGCGAGGGAGGGGTCGCTGCTCGATTTCATCGAGAATTTTACCCGCGAGTTCCCGAACCGGATTGACGAGTACGAAACCCTGCTCACCGACAACAGAATCTGGAAGCAACGCACGGTGGGCATTGGCGTTGTGAGCCCGCAGCAGGCCATGGAGTGGGGCATGACCGGGGTGATGCTGAGAGGCTCGGGCGTGGCATGGGATCTGAGGAAGAAGCGCCCCTACGCGAAGTACGATGCTGTCGACTTCGACATTCCGGTCGGCACCGCCGGTGACTGCTATGACCGCTACCTGTGCCGGGTCGCGGAGATGCGACAGTCCAACCGCATCATCAGGCAATGTGTCGACTGGCTTCGCGCCAACCCCGGCCCGGTGATGCTCCACAACTTCAAGGTGGCGCCGCCGTCCCGGCAGGAGATGAAGTCCGACATGGAAGCGCTGATCCATCACTTCAAGCTCTTCAGTGAGGGCTACCAGGTGCCGGCAGGTGAAACCTACGCAGCGGTCGAGGCGCCCAAGGGCGAGTTCGGTTGCTACCTGATCTCCGATGGCGCCAACAAGCCATTCCGGGTGCACCTGCGTGCCCCCGGCTTCGCCCATCTCTCCTCACTGGATGAAATCGTCAGGGGCCACATGCTGGCGGATGTCGTCGCCATGATTGGCACCTATGACATTGTGTTCGGCGAAGTGGATCGATGA
- a CDS encoding Rap1a/Tai family immunity protein, with protein sequence MRGEGINCMESRRTTTKVQGMRGHQGRQAGRRMSRLLTLGACFLAGSLLAETSPPKRTWLVSGAELITLLQGKGADGFCAGEQCRNLSSARASAYIQGAADASRGQWCGQGQILPHELVDRVASHLQQLPQDRLQQNASSLVVEGLRTAFPCERRASRGGIGQSRRN encoded by the coding sequence ATGCGTGGTGAGGGGATCAACTGCATGGAATCCAGAAGGACGACAACCAAGGTCCAAGGCATGAGAGGACATCAAGGCCGACAGGCGGGTCGTCGCATGAGCCGGCTGCTTACGCTTGGAGCCTGCTTCCTGGCCGGATCCTTGCTTGCGGAGACATCACCACCGAAGCGCACCTGGCTTGTAAGCGGCGCAGAGCTGATCACGCTACTGCAGGGAAAAGGGGCTGACGGATTCTGTGCCGGCGAACAGTGCCGGAATCTGTCCAGCGCCCGTGCCAGTGCCTACATCCAGGGTGCTGCCGATGCCAGTCGTGGCCAGTGGTGTGGCCAAGGCCAGATCCTTCCACATGAACTGGTCGATCGTGTCGCCTCCCATCTCCAGCAACTGCCCCAGGACCGCTTGCAACAGAATGCTTCTTCGCTGGTTGTGGAAGGCCTGCGAACAGCATTTCCTTGCGAGCGCCGGGCATCGCGCGGTGGCATTGGACAGTCCAGGAGAAACTGA
- a CDS encoding LacI family DNA-binding transcriptional regulator, which produces MSISINDVARVAGVSKSTVSRVLGGGPVSEAVRGRVEAAIRQTGYHPNLQARRLRARHTGIIGLIVADIRNPFFTALIRAVEEVAYREGLRVTLCNTDEDPEREALYLQLMHEERISGLIFAPTRTTVGRLERLALGYPTVLVDRAAPGGSIDSVVLDNPAAMAGLVEHLIARGCRRIGGLFGSTSTTAAERRDGYLAAMRTHGLEPDYREVEPTAEAAIATVEQWLAGPSRPEALVASNSLLLMGALKAARSAGLEIPDALALAGFDNERWTELVEPGITVIEQPVEEMGRAAMSLLLERLRTPELPVRRLVMTGRCVVRGSTAWNPEGRQPRSKA; this is translated from the coding sequence ATGAGCATCAGCATCAACGACGTCGCGCGCGTGGCGGGGGTCTCCAAGTCCACGGTCTCGCGCGTGCTCGGCGGCGGCCCGGTCAGCGAGGCCGTGCGTGGCCGGGTGGAGGCGGCGATCCGCCAGACCGGCTATCACCCCAACCTGCAGGCACGACGCCTGCGGGCCCGGCACACCGGCATCATCGGGCTGATCGTGGCGGACATCCGCAACCCGTTCTTCACTGCACTGATTCGCGCGGTGGAGGAGGTTGCCTATCGTGAAGGCCTGCGCGTCACCCTCTGCAACACCGACGAGGACCCCGAGCGTGAGGCGCTGTATCTGCAGTTGATGCACGAGGAACGCATCAGTGGACTGATCTTTGCGCCCACCCGCACCACGGTGGGGCGCCTGGAGCGGCTCGCACTGGGCTATCCGACGGTACTGGTGGACCGCGCCGCACCCGGCGGGTCGATCGACAGCGTGGTGCTCGACAATCCGGCCGCGATGGCGGGGCTGGTCGAGCATCTGATCGCGCGTGGCTGTCGCCGCATCGGCGGCCTGTTTGGCAGCACCAGCACCACGGCGGCCGAACGTCGTGACGGCTACCTGGCTGCAATGCGCACGCACGGGCTGGAGCCGGATTATCGCGAGGTTGAACCCACGGCTGAAGCGGCCATTGCAACAGTCGAACAGTGGCTGGCTGGCCCATCGCGGCCGGAGGCGCTGGTCGCCAGCAACAGCCTGCTGCTCATGGGGGCATTGAAGGCCGCCCGCAGCGCGGGGCTGGAGATTCCGGATGCGCTGGCGCTGGCGGGTTTCGACAACGAACGCTGGACCGAGCTGGTCGAACCGGGCATCACCGTGATCGAACAGCCGGTCGAAGAGATGGGGCGCGCAGCGATGTCGCTGTTGCTGGAACGACTGCGCACGCCGGAGTTGCCGGTGCGCCGGTTGGTGATGACGGGTCGATGCGTGGTGAGGGGATCAACTGCATGGAATCCAGAAGGACGACAACCAAGGTCCAAGGCATGA
- the ptsP gene encoding phosphoenolpyruvate--protein phosphotransferase — MQPLTSPAPVSRELIRLDARALDKADAIAQVAQMLVAAGCVAPGYEASMGRREALANTFLGHGVAIPHGLGEDRHLVRRDGIAVLQFPEGVEWNPGQVTRLVVGIAAQSDTHITLLRRLTRLIQDEATLQRLFTTADASEIINALAGDVATTAPNAPVTDLAERFDWTIAYPNGLHARPATRWAETARGFAARAQIRAGDQAADGKSLVALLQLGLRHGDAVSVSAEGADAPALLATLRKVMDGLVAQERADAERAAQRKAAPVAGWNPPDAQAAIVGIGASPGLAIGPVHVLASTHTDVADRPTPLGEGGARLQDALSRTRQQLAALQDDTQRRLGASDAAIFKAQAALLDDTDLITRTCQLMVEGHGVAWSWHQAIEQIASGLAALGNPVLAGRAADLRDVGRRVLAQLDPSAAGGGLADLPAQPCILLAADLSPSDTANLDTGSVLGLATALGGPTSHTAILSRTLGLPALVAAGAELLAISPGREAIIDGNSGRLYLSPSEADLASARAWIAEQQQIREREAAQRAQPAQTPDGHRIDIGANVNLPEQVPLALEQGAEGVGLMRTEFLFLERGSTPSEDEQYATYVAMAKALDDRPLIVRALDIGGDKQVAHLELPREENPFLGVRGARLLLRRPDLLEPQLRALYRAAKDGARLSIMFPMITSVPELIALRAICERLRAELEAPEVPIGIMIEVPAAAAQSDVLARHADFFSIGTNDLTQYVLAIDRQNPELAAEADSLHPAVLRAIRATVEGARLHGRWVGVCGGLAGDPFGAMLLAGLGVDELSMTPNDIPAVKARLRGNALTDLQALANTALDCETAEQVRALDGARA; from the coding sequence TTGCAGCCCTTGACCTCCCCAGCCCCCGTCAGCCGGGAACTGATCCGCCTGGATGCGCGGGCGCTCGACAAGGCCGACGCCATCGCCCAGGTGGCGCAGATGCTGGTCGCTGCCGGCTGCGTTGCGCCGGGTTACGAGGCCAGCATGGGGCGTCGCGAGGCGTTGGCGAACACCTTCCTCGGCCATGGCGTGGCCATTCCGCACGGGCTGGGCGAGGACCGCCACCTGGTGCGCCGCGATGGCATTGCCGTGCTGCAGTTTCCGGAAGGCGTGGAGTGGAATCCGGGCCAGGTCACCCGGCTGGTGGTCGGCATTGCCGCGCAGTCCGATACCCACATCACCCTGCTGCGCCGGCTGACTCGACTGATCCAGGATGAGGCAACGCTGCAGCGCCTGTTCACCACGGCCGATGCGAGCGAGATCATCAACGCGCTGGCCGGCGATGTTGCGACCACGGCCCCCAATGCGCCGGTGACTGACCTGGCCGAGCGTTTCGACTGGACCATCGCCTACCCCAACGGGCTGCACGCGCGCCCAGCCACGCGCTGGGCCGAAACAGCGCGCGGCTTCGCGGCCCGCGCACAGATCCGTGCGGGCGATCAGGCTGCGGATGGCAAGAGCCTGGTGGCGCTGCTGCAACTCGGGTTGCGCCATGGCGACGCGGTCAGCGTTTCTGCCGAGGGCGCCGATGCTCCAGCCCTGCTGGCCACGCTGCGCAAGGTCATGGACGGGCTGGTGGCACAGGAAAGGGCCGATGCCGAGCGCGCGGCGCAGCGCAAGGCTGCGCCGGTTGCGGGCTGGAATCCGCCCGACGCACAGGCGGCGATCGTCGGCATCGGCGCGAGCCCTGGGCTGGCAATCGGCCCGGTGCATGTACTGGCCAGCACGCACACCGACGTTGCTGACCGCCCCACCCCGCTCGGCGAAGGCGGCGCACGCCTGCAGGACGCGCTCAGCCGCACCCGCCAGCAGCTGGCTGCACTGCAGGATGACACCCAGCGCCGGCTCGGCGCCTCGGATGCGGCAATCTTCAAGGCGCAGGCTGCGCTGCTCGACGACACCGATCTGATTACCCGCACCTGCCAGCTGATGGTCGAAGGCCATGGCGTTGCGTGGTCCTGGCACCAGGCCATCGAGCAGATCGCCTCCGGGCTGGCTGCCCTGGGCAACCCGGTGCTGGCCGGGCGCGCCGCCGACCTGCGTGACGTGGGCCGGCGCGTACTGGCACAGCTTGATCCGTCCGCGGCGGGAGGCGGCCTTGCCGACCTGCCTGCACAACCCTGCATCCTGCTCGCCGCCGACCTGTCGCCGTCCGACACGGCCAACCTCGATACCGGTAGCGTGCTCGGCCTTGCCACCGCACTGGGCGGGCCGACCTCGCACACCGCGATTCTCTCGCGCACGTTGGGCCTGCCGGCGCTGGTCGCCGCGGGCGCGGAGCTGCTGGCGATCAGCCCGGGCCGCGAGGCGATCATCGATGGCAACAGCGGGCGCCTCTATCTGTCTCCGTCCGAGGCGGATCTCGCCTCGGCCCGTGCGTGGATCGCCGAACAGCAGCAGATCCGCGAGCGTGAAGCGGCGCAACGCGCGCAGCCGGCACAGACCCCTGACGGCCACCGCATCGACATCGGCGCCAACGTCAACCTTCCCGAACAAGTGCCGCTGGCACTGGAGCAAGGCGCGGAGGGCGTCGGCCTGATGCGCACCGAATTCCTGTTCCTTGAGCGCGGAAGCACGCCCAGCGAAGATGAGCAGTACGCCACGTACGTGGCGATGGCCAAGGCACTCGACGACCGCCCGCTGATCGTGCGTGCGCTCGATATCGGTGGCGACAAGCAGGTCGCGCACCTGGAGTTGCCGCGCGAGGAAAATCCGTTCCTCGGCGTGCGTGGCGCGCGCCTGCTGTTGCGCCGCCCCGACCTGCTGGAACCGCAGCTGCGTGCGCTGTATCGCGCGGCGAAGGACGGCGCACGCCTGTCCATCATGTTTCCGATGATCACCTCGGTGCCGGAGTTGATCGCACTGCGCGCCATCTGCGAACGGTTGCGCGCCGAGCTTGAGGCACCCGAAGTGCCGATCGGGATCATGATTGAAGTCCCTGCCGCCGCGGCCCAGAGCGATGTACTGGCGCGCCATGCCGACTTCTTCTCGATCGGCACCAACGACCTGACCCAGTACGTGCTGGCGATCGACCGCCAGAACCCGGAACTCGCGGCCGAGGCCGACAGCCTGCACCCGGCCGTGCTGCGCGCGATCCGCGCCACTGTGGAAGGCGCACGCCTGCATGGACGCTGGGTTGGTGTCTGCGGTGGCCTGGCGGGCGATCCCTTCGGCGCAATGCTGCTGGCCGGCCTGGGCGTGGACGAACTGTCGATGACCCCGAACGACATTCCGGCAGTGAAGGCGCGCCTGCGTGGCAACGCGCTGACCGATCTGCAAGCACTGGCCAACACCGCGCTGGACTGCGAAACCGCCGAGCAGGTGCGCGCTCTCGATGGAGCGCGCGCATGA
- the pfkB gene encoding 1-phosphofructokinase, producing the protein MSARAVTITLNPAIDQTVRLAHLRPGHVHRARSSRDDAGGKGINVAACLADWGVPTTAMGVLGNGNDGVFSALFAERGIADACLRIAGRTRTNIKLVEEANGETTDINLPGLSLRDADLDAVSRRLDALLQPDLPVVLSGSLPDGLPDDAWARLQAQAGAAGARVLLDTSGDALAAALSGAHGALPYAVKPNRHELEAWTGTPLPDRSALRAAGQALVERGVALVAISMGTDGALFIDRSGALIARPPRLARGSTVGAGDAMVAGIAAALLEPSLDLAACARLATAFSMSRLESGDARRLDPAQVRAWTGDVLIERLD; encoded by the coding sequence ATGAGCGCCCGCGCCGTCACCATTACCCTGAATCCAGCGATCGACCAAACCGTGCGGCTGGCGCACCTGCGACCGGGCCATGTGCATCGTGCCCGCAGCTCCCGCGACGACGCTGGCGGCAAGGGCATCAACGTGGCCGCCTGCCTGGCCGATTGGGGCGTGCCGACCACCGCGATGGGCGTGCTCGGCAATGGCAACGACGGCGTGTTCAGCGCGTTGTTCGCCGAGCGCGGCATCGCAGACGCTTGCCTGCGCATTGCGGGCCGCACCCGCACCAACATCAAGCTGGTCGAAGAGGCCAACGGCGAGACCACCGACATCAACCTGCCCGGCCTGTCACTGCGTGATGCCGATCTGGACGCGGTATCGCGCCGACTCGACGCCCTGCTCCAGCCAGACCTGCCGGTGGTGCTGTCCGGCAGCCTGCCGGACGGGCTGCCAGACGATGCATGGGCGCGACTGCAGGCGCAGGCTGGCGCCGCCGGCGCGCGCGTACTGCTGGACACCAGTGGCGACGCGCTCGCCGCCGCGTTGAGCGGCGCACACGGCGCACTGCCCTACGCGGTAAAGCCCAACCGCCACGAACTGGAAGCCTGGACCGGAACGCCGCTGCCGGATCGCAGCGCCCTGCGGGCCGCGGGCCAGGCCTTGGTCGAACGCGGAGTTGCGCTTGTGGCGATCTCGATGGGCACTGACGGCGCGTTGTTCATTGATCGCAGCGGCGCCCTGATCGCGCGACCGCCGCGACTGGCACGCGGCAGCACGGTCGGTGCAGGCGATGCCATGGTCGCCGGCATCGCCGCCGCATTGCTGGAGCCCTCCCTCGATCTGGCTGCCTGCGCACGACTGGCGACGGCGTTCTCGATGAGCCGGCTGGAAAGCGGCGACGCGCGACGGCTGGATCCGGCACAGGTGCGCGCGTGGACCGGCGATGTACTGATCGAGCGGTTGGACTGA